In a single window of the Thermodesulfobacteriota bacterium genome:
- a CDS encoding TrkA family potassium uptake protein, with product MPAPLQIGVIGLGKFGYTFGKTLIKLGQSVLGVDSNAANVARAQQVFTQVFQAEASNKKALQQMGFADLSHVLVSVGDSIAASTMITMYLKELGVPSVWVKAINSDHEKLLRKVGADEVIIPEHLAAKQLANRIANPGFIEYLPFDQKMALKELIVEHWAGRSLREIDLTNRFGVQVVAIRQAAEETFRFIPRANDRLGAGDRLVVIGAAAALAKIEP from the coding sequence ATGCCTGCCCCCCTGCAGATCGGCGTCATCGGCCTGGGCAAGTTCGGTTACACGTTTGGCAAGACCCTCATCAAGCTCGGACAGTCGGTGCTGGGGGTGGACAGCAACGCGGCCAACGTGGCCCGGGCGCAGCAGGTCTTCACCCAGGTCTTCCAGGCCGAGGCCAGCAACAAGAAGGCCCTGCAGCAGATGGGCTTCGCCGACCTGTCCCACGTGCTGGTCTCGGTGGGCGACTCCATCGCCGCCAGCACCATGATCACCATGTACCTCAAGGAGCTGGGCGTGCCCTCGGTGTGGGTGAAGGCCATCAACTCCGATCACGAGAAGCTCTTGCGCAAGGTGGGGGCAGACGAGGTGATCATCCCGGAGCACTTGGCCGCCAAGCAGCTGGCCAACCGCATCGCCAATCCCGGCTTCATCGAATACCTGCCGTTCGACCAGAAGATGGCCCTGAAAGAGCTGATCGTGGAGCATTGGGCTGGCAGGAGTCTGCGGGAGATCGACCTCACCAACCGCTTCGGTGTCCAGGTGGTCGCCATCCGCCAGGCCGCCGAGGAGACCTTCCGCTTCATTCCTCGCGCCAACGACCGCCTGGGCGCGGGAGACCGCCTGGTGGTCATCGGCGCCGCCGCCGCCCTGGCCAAGATCGAGCCCTGA